In Hyphomicrobiaceae bacterium, the following are encoded in one genomic region:
- a CDS encoding potassium transporter Kup, producing MTDAVAHPAQSANVHLPTAKRMSFLALAVGAIGVVYGDIGTSPLYALKESLNAAREGGEPTGVMVMGVLSLMLWALIIIVTLKYVVLMLRADNQGEGGTLSLMALAERSVGAGTWFIPLLGMAGAALFYGDAIITPAISVLSAVEGLELITPAFTPYILPISLGVIVALFSVQSRGTARVAAWFGPIILFWFLVLAAGGLAYIARVPGILMAFNPMLGAGFLLTHGMAGVVALGAVFLTVTGAEALYADLGHFGRKPIQGAWICIVLPALAINYLGQGALLLTDPTAVESPFYRLYPEWALIPIVFLATLATIIASQAVITGAFSITQQAIQLGLLPRLDIRRTSETEKGQIYMPAVNWILMIAVLFLAASFRNSSALASAYGIAVTGTMVVTVCLATVIAREYWRWPVWKTALVMGPFFLIDCVFLGANALKIMAGGWLPLLVGGALLALMVTWRRGLALLKQKARREELSVAEFWPTLEKKIKDRVPGTAVFLTARPDAIPVALLHNLKHNKVLHSHNIVVCIEAADTPRLPEAERSVLQRISDDLSIVRLRFGFMEEPNVPRALLRRRLGLKLNPRDTSYYLSRRTLRPATRSELPTWQVRVFIFLARHASDASRYFRIPTDRAVEIGTQITI from the coding sequence ATGACTGATGCCGTAGCGCATCCCGCTCAATCCGCCAATGTTCATCTCCCCACTGCGAAACGGATGAGCTTTCTTGCCTTGGCCGTCGGTGCGATCGGCGTGGTCTATGGCGACATCGGGACAAGCCCGCTTTACGCACTGAAGGAATCGTTGAACGCCGCGAGGGAGGGAGGTGAACCGACCGGGGTCATGGTGATGGGGGTGTTGTCCCTCATGTTGTGGGCGCTCATCATCATCGTTACCCTTAAGTACGTTGTCTTGATGCTTAGGGCCGATAACCAGGGGGAGGGTGGCACATTGAGTCTCATGGCCCTCGCCGAACGTTCGGTCGGCGCAGGTACATGGTTCATCCCGCTTCTTGGCATGGCCGGCGCCGCGCTATTTTACGGGGATGCCATCATCACACCGGCGATCTCTGTCCTCTCGGCGGTCGAGGGCCTCGAACTCATTACGCCTGCGTTCACGCCTTACATACTTCCGATCAGCCTGGGCGTAATCGTTGCGCTTTTTAGCGTTCAAAGCCGGGGAACAGCGAGGGTCGCGGCGTGGTTCGGACCGATCATACTCTTCTGGTTCCTTGTGCTCGCAGCAGGGGGGCTTGCGTACATTGCAAGAGTTCCGGGAATTCTTATGGCCTTCAATCCCATGTTGGGAGCAGGCTTTCTGTTGACGCACGGCATGGCCGGCGTGGTCGCGTTGGGTGCCGTTTTTCTCACGGTTACGGGTGCTGAAGCTCTCTACGCAGACCTGGGACATTTTGGTCGAAAGCCGATCCAGGGGGCATGGATCTGCATTGTTCTTCCTGCCCTCGCCATCAACTATCTTGGACAAGGTGCGCTTCTTTTGACTGACCCCACCGCGGTGGAGAGCCCCTTCTACCGCCTCTATCCTGAGTGGGCACTGATACCAATCGTATTCCTCGCCACACTCGCGACGATCATTGCTAGCCAAGCCGTCATTACGGGAGCGTTTTCGATTACGCAGCAGGCCATTCAGCTTGGGCTGCTCCCTCGCCTCGACATCCGGCGCACCTCAGAAACTGAGAAGGGGCAGATCTACATGCCGGCTGTCAACTGGATACTGATGATTGCCGTACTGTTCCTAGCGGCTTCGTTCCGCAACTCTAGCGCATTGGCTTCCGCCTACGGCATCGCGGTAACGGGAACGATGGTTGTAACAGTATGCCTCGCAACGGTCATCGCACGCGAATATTGGCGCTGGCCCGTATGGAAAACCGCTTTGGTGATGGGACCGTTCTTTCTGATCGATTGCGTGTTTCTCGGCGCTAACGCCCTGAAGATCATGGCGGGGGGCTGGCTGCCGCTTTTGGTTGGCGGCGCCTTATTGGCTTTGATGGTGACTTGGCGGCGCGGGCTTGCCTTGCTTAAGCAGAAGGCGCGGCGTGAGGAGCTTTCAGTTGCGGAATTTTGGCCCACGCTCGAGAAGAAGATCAAGGATCGTGTGCCGGGAACTGCCGTATTCCTTACAGCTCGGCCGGATGCGATCCCAGTGGCGCTGCTGCACAACCTTAAGCACAACAAGGTGCTGCATTCACATAACATCGTAGTCTGCATCGAGGCGGCGGATACGCCGCGACTGCCAGAAGCCGAGAGGAGCGTTCTGCAGCGCATCTCCGACGATTTGTCGATCGTTCGCTTGCGCTTTGGTTTCATGGAAGAACCAAATGTGCCGAGAGCACTGTTGCGTCGCCGGCTGGGACTCAAGCTCAACCCACGCGATACGTCGTACTACCTTTCGCGACGAACTCTACGTCCAGCAACACGCTCCGAACTTCCAACTTGGCAGGTTAGGGTGTTCATCTTTCTTGCCCGCCACGCCAGCGATGCCTCGCGTTACTTCCGGATTCCGACGGATCGTGCCGTCGAGATCGGAACTCAGATCACGATCTGA
- a CDS encoding TetR/AcrR family transcriptional regulator, with the protein MARGSETREKIMNIAQDAVLAKGFDATSIEEIVASAEITKSGFFYHFRDKNALARALIERHIEVEDRLFDDLFARARDLSDDPLQSALIGLKLLAELIEDMPGGHPGCVVATAVYQDRLFDRDVREANRRAVLGWRRRFRTMFDEIAGAYPINDDVDLDHLADMVSSVIEGGLVMSRAVGEPHLTAQQILLMRSYLKLLFLPRAP; encoded by the coding sequence ATGGCCCGTGGAAGCGAGACACGAGAGAAGATCATGAACATCGCCCAGGATGCCGTTCTGGCGAAAGGGTTCGATGCGACTTCGATCGAAGAGATCGTTGCCAGCGCTGAGATCACGAAGAGCGGCTTTTTCTACCACTTTCGCGACAAGAATGCGCTCGCTCGCGCACTCATCGAACGGCATATCGAAGTCGAGGATCGGCTTTTCGACGACCTATTCGCACGCGCGCGGGATTTGTCCGATGACCCCTTGCAGTCCGCCCTGATTGGACTGAAGCTCCTTGCAGAGCTGATTGAGGACATGCCCGGTGGGCATCCCGGTTGTGTTGTGGCGACCGCCGTCTATCAGGACCGGCTGTTCGATCGCGACGTGCGTGAAGCAAATCGACGTGCTGTTCTAGGTTGGCGTCGCCGTTTCCGAACGATGTTCGATGAAATCGCCGGGGCTTATCCAATCAATGATGACGTCGATCTCGATCATCTTGCCGACATGGTCAGCTCTGTCATTGAGGGTGGTCTTGTCATGTCTCGAGCGGTCGGAGAGCCGCACTTGACGGCGCAACAGATTCTCTTGATGCGTTCCTACCTAAAGCTACTGTTCCTACCCAGGGCACCGTAA
- a CDS encoding homocysteine S-methyltransferase family protein — MASVNQLLKTDRPFLTDGGFETWLFFQQGFEAPEFAAIVLLDDDAARQAMRRYFDGFLAMAENARTGFVLDTNTWRGCTHWGPKLNRSKADMLRLSRDAVTVAKEIRKAWQSRVSPIIVNGVIGPAGDGYAPGRVSNVEEASRLHRPQIETLAQAGVDMISAITMTNSSEAIGITEAAREARLPVVVSFTVETDGHLPTGEPLGDAIQAVDAATNEAPCYYMVNCAHPDHFRDAVATGRNWVSRIGGVRANASRLSHAELDVAETLDDGNPDEFGQLHADLAGLLPNLRVIGGCCGTDHRHVRCVSQHLHAQLAL; from the coding sequence ATGGCCAGCGTAAACCAATTGTTGAAGACGGATCGACCATTTCTGACGGACGGTGGCTTTGAGACTTGGCTGTTCTTCCAGCAAGGCTTCGAGGCGCCAGAATTTGCGGCGATTGTGCTGCTTGACGATGACGCAGCGCGCCAAGCGATGCGCCGTTATTTTGATGGCTTCCTTGCTATGGCAGAGAACGCCCGAACCGGGTTCGTGCTTGACACGAATACTTGGCGCGGCTGCACGCATTGGGGCCCCAAACTGAATCGGTCGAAAGCAGATATGCTTCGCCTCAGTCGCGATGCGGTGACCGTCGCCAAAGAGATTCGTAAGGCGTGGCAATCGCGCGTGTCGCCGATAATCGTCAATGGCGTGATTGGCCCCGCTGGCGATGGCTATGCACCGGGCAGGGTATCGAATGTCGAGGAGGCCAGCCGGCTACACCGGCCACAGATCGAGACCCTGGCGCAGGCAGGCGTCGACATGATCTCAGCGATCACCATGACGAATTCCAGCGAGGCTATCGGCATTACAGAGGCTGCAAGAGAGGCGCGGCTGCCTGTCGTGGTCTCGTTCACGGTGGAAACCGATGGCCATTTGCCGACAGGCGAACCACTTGGCGATGCGATACAGGCGGTTGACGCCGCCACCAACGAAGCACCGTGCTACTACATGGTCAACTGTGCCCATCCGGATCATTTCCGCGATGCCGTTGCCACCGGAAGGAACTGGGTGTCGCGCATCGGCGGCGTCAGGGCGAATGCATCACGCCTGAGCCATGCCGAACTTGACGTTGCCGAGACATTGGACGACGGCAATCCTGACGAGTTTGGCCAGTTACATGCCGATCTCGCAGGGTTGTTGCCCAATCTTCGCGTCATCGGTGGGTGTTGCGGCACTGATCATCGTCACGTTCGCTGTGTCTCGCAGCATCTCCACGCTCAGCTCGCCTTGTAA